TCTGTCTACAATAACCGCAGCATCAATTGGATCAAATGAGTTCTGTTGTAAGTATACAGCATCAAGGAAATCTGCTTTTAAATAGATGATATAATCCTCTATAGCTGTTCCCTCTTCACCAACAACTTTCATCATGGCCTCAATCTCACCACCTCTAAAAAGTATATTTCTAGCATAAGAAACTGCATCTTTAGCTAAAACACTTGGATATTTACTCCAGGAATCCATTGGATCAATTGCAGGATATTTCCGAGCGTCGGATCTTTCACGGCTTAAACCATGGAAAGCACCAACTACTTTTAATGTAGCTTGTGTTACAGGTTCTTCAAAGTTTCCACCAGCAGGTGATACTGTTCCACCAATAGTTACAGATCCTTCTTTTCCATTTTTTAATCTAACTATACCTGCTCTCTCATAGAAACCAGCAATAACTGACTCTAAATAAGCAGGGAATGCTTCTTCACCAGGAATTTCCTCTAAACGACCAGACATCTCTCTCATTGCTTGAGCCCATCTTGATGTTGAATCTGCTAATAAAAGAATATTTAATCCCATTTGTCTATAGTACTCAGCAATTGTTACAGCTGTATAAACAGAAGCTTCCCTGGAAGCTACAGGCATTGAAGAAGTATTACAAATTATTACAGTTCTTTCCATTAATGAGTTACCGGTTTTTGGATCTATTAGCTCTGGGAATTCCTTAAGAGTTTCTACAACCTCACCAGCCCGTTCACCACAAGCTGCAACAATAACTATATCAACTTCTGCATTTTTACTTGTTACTTGTTGTAAAACTGTTTTTCCAGCACCAAAAGGTCCAGGGATACAATAAGTTCCACCTAAAGCAACAGGAAGGAATGTATCAACCAATCTTACTTTTGTAACCATAGGTTTAGTAGGTTTAAGTCTCTCTTCATAACAGTCAATTGCTCTTTTTACAGGCCATTCAAAAAACATTTTTACAGGGATAATATTACCTTTTTCATCTTCTAACTCTGCAATAACATCATCAACTTTATATTTACCAGCACCTTTAATTGATTTTACAGTATATTTTTTCAATAGGCTAAAAGGAACCATGATCTCATGTGTAAATGGACCCTCAGGAACAGATCCCAAAGCATCTGCTTTCTCTACACTATCCCCAACTTTAGCAATAGGTGTAAAATCCCAATCGACATCTCTATCTAATGCTTTTAAATATATACCTCTTTCCAAAAAGAAACCTGCTGCTTCTGCCAATTCTGGTAGAGGATTTTGTAATCCATCATAAACTTGCTTTAATAATCCAGGTCCTAATTCAACAGCTAAAAGTTCGTTTGAAAATTCAACTCCATCTCCAACTTTTATACCTTTTGTCATTTCAAAAACTTGCATTTGACAACTATTTCCAAGAATCCTAATTACTTCGGATTTTAATTTTTTATCATCAACAAGAATGTATCCCACTTCATTCATGGAAACAGCACCAGCTACCTCTACAGTAACCATATTACCATTAACACCAATGATCTTTCCTACACTTTTCATTTATATCTCCGATCCACCAGCTTCATATGCTGTAATTATATTTTTATATATTTCTTGATATTTTTCGAAACCTTTATCCCTATCAAAATTAGCCATTCTTTCTAATATTTG
The sequence above is drawn from the Candidatus Delongbacteria bacterium genome and encodes:
- a CDS encoding V-type ATP synthase subunit A, whose amino-acid sequence is MKSVGKIIGVNGNMVTVEVAGAVSMNEVGYILVDDKKLKSEVIRILGNSCQMQVFEMTKGIKVGDGVEFSNELLAVELGPGLLKQVYDGLQNPLPELAEAAGFFLERGIYLKALDRDVDWDFTPIAKVGDSVEKADALGSVPEGPFTHEIMVPFSLLKKYTVKSIKGAGKYKVDDVIAELEDEKGNIIPVKMFFEWPVKRAIDCYEERLKPTKPMVTKVRLVDTFLPVALGGTYCIPGPFGAGKTVLQQVTSKNAEVDIVIVAACGERAGEVVETLKEFPELIDPKTGNSLMERTVIICNTSSMPVASREASVYTAVTIAEYYRQMGLNILLLADSTSRWAQAMREMSGRLEEIPGEEAFPAYLESVIAGFYERAGIVRLKNGKEGSVTIGGTVSPAGGNFEEPVTQATLKVVGAFHGLSRERSDARKYPAIDPMDSWSKYPSVLAKDAVSYARNILFRGGEIEAMMKVVGEEGTAIEDYIIYLKADFLDAVYLQQNSFDPIDAAVIVDRQKHVFKYILEIMGAEFSFKDKNDARSYFNSLRQEFIDYNGVEWQSEEFLKHEKAMVDILNSKKIGLESRANELLQAGV